A part of Pelagicoccus enzymogenes genomic DNA contains:
- a CDS encoding VPDSG-CTERM sorting domain-containing protein: protein MNTAVTRTAKLCLLFALATSTSYSLKALTINDVWINEINYDEPGTDTGEFVEIAGIAGTDLSSLTLVEYNGNGGGTNGSLSLTGILGNTHAGYGFLSFLFPTNGLQNDDEGLALVEGSTVIQFLSYEGSFQATNGPANGQTSADIGVSETNSTPAGFTLQFLGHADNGSWTGPIASTSGSINTGQVLPDLSANNPSDSTPVPNSGATLGLLGLGLAAIVTLKRRKP, encoded by the coding sequence ATGAATACTGCTGTTACCCGCACGGCAAAGCTGTGCCTACTCTTCGCCCTCGCCACCTCCACCAGCTACTCGCTCAAAGCCCTCACTATCAACGACGTCTGGATCAACGAGATCAACTACGACGAACCTGGAACCGACACCGGGGAGTTTGTAGAGATTGCAGGAATCGCTGGCACCGACCTGAGTTCCCTCACGCTCGTCGAGTACAACGGAAACGGAGGTGGAACGAACGGCAGTCTATCCCTTACGGGAATTCTCGGCAACACCCATGCAGGATACGGCTTCCTATCCTTCTTGTTCCCGACGAATGGCCTGCAAAACGATGACGAAGGACTGGCCTTGGTGGAAGGGAGCACCGTGATTCAGTTCCTCAGCTACGAAGGCAGCTTCCAAGCGACGAACGGCCCCGCCAACGGTCAAACCAGCGCGGATATCGGAGTATCCGAAACGAACAGTACGCCTGCTGGCTTTACCCTTCAATTCCTCGGTCATGCCGACAACGGCAGCTGGACCGGCCCCATCGCTTCCACATCCGGATCGATCAATACGGGACAGGTGCTTCCCGACCTCAGCGCCAACAATCCTTCGGATTCCACGCCGGTTCCCAATAGCGGAGCAACGCTTGGACTGCTCGGTCTCGGCCTAGCTGCCATCGTTACCCTGAAGCGACGTAAGCCGTAA
- the prsR gene encoding PEP-CTERM-box response regulator transcription factor → MPANKPKLLIVDDDEEIRTQMRWSLGTDYEIFQAGNRDGAIQQFKENTPPVVLLDLGLPPRPNLVDEGMNTLAEIVQIAPKTKVIIISGQGERENALEAIGRGAYDFMSKPVDTDELQLVLKRCYYVADLERDYVSMQRKLNEDAFEGMLGTSEPMQKVFNLVRKVATSDAPVMILGESGTGKEMVANAIHNRSSKADGPFVAINCSAIPESLLESELFGHEKGSFTGADSTRVGKIEQADGGTLFLDEIGEVPLNVQVKLLRFLQESYIERVGGREQIPVKARIVAATNADLKKGMEDGTFREDFYFRLSVVELNLPPLRERGEDIDFIATSFLKRFAAEAGNGGLSFSSAALKAIRAYPWSGNVRELQNRVRRAAIMAEGNKVAPEDLQLPSDRKLPSGTTLKEAREALEKEMIEAALKKHKNKVTAAAAELGISRPTFYELLDRLGIKR, encoded by the coding sequence ATGCCTGCTAACAAACCCAAGCTGCTCATCGTCGACGACGACGAGGAAATCCGCACCCAAATGCGTTGGTCCCTCGGGACCGACTACGAAATCTTCCAGGCGGGCAACCGCGACGGAGCGATCCAGCAATTCAAGGAGAACACCCCTCCCGTCGTCCTGCTCGACCTCGGACTTCCCCCGCGTCCCAACCTGGTGGACGAAGGCATGAACACCTTGGCGGAGATCGTGCAGATCGCTCCCAAGACCAAGGTCATCATTATTTCAGGTCAAGGCGAGCGCGAGAACGCCCTCGAGGCGATCGGTCGCGGGGCCTACGACTTCATGTCGAAACCGGTCGACACCGACGAGCTGCAGCTGGTGCTGAAGCGCTGCTACTACGTGGCCGACTTGGAACGCGACTACGTGTCAATGCAGCGCAAGCTGAACGAAGACGCTTTCGAGGGAATGCTCGGGACCAGCGAACCGATGCAAAAGGTCTTCAACTTGGTGCGCAAGGTCGCCACCAGCGACGCTCCGGTCATGATCTTGGGCGAGAGCGGCACCGGCAAGGAGATGGTCGCCAACGCCATCCACAACCGCTCCAGCAAGGCCGACGGCCCCTTCGTCGCCATCAATTGCAGCGCCATCCCGGAATCGCTCCTGGAGAGCGAACTCTTCGGGCACGAAAAAGGCTCCTTTACGGGGGCCGACAGCACCCGCGTCGGTAAGATCGAACAAGCGGACGGGGGAACGCTCTTCCTCGACGAAATTGGCGAAGTCCCTCTCAACGTGCAGGTTAAGCTGCTAAGATTTTTGCAGGAAAGCTACATCGAGCGGGTCGGTGGCCGAGAACAGATCCCCGTGAAAGCCCGCATCGTGGCTGCCACCAACGCCGACCTGAAAAAGGGCATGGAGGACGGGACCTTCCGCGAAGACTTCTATTTCCGCCTCTCCGTGGTCGAACTCAACTTGCCACCGCTGCGCGAGCGGGGCGAGGACATCGACTTCATCGCCACCAGCTTCCTGAAACGCTTCGCCGCGGAAGCCGGCAACGGCGGACTCAGTTTCAGCTCCGCCGCCCTGAAGGCCATTCGAGCCTATCCCTGGTCCGGCAACGTGCGCGAGTTGCAAAATCGGGTACGCCGGGCCGCCATCATGGCGGAAGGCAACAAGGTGGCCCCTGAGGACCTGCAACTTCCGTCCGACCGTAAACTCCCCTCCGGAACCACCCTCAAGGAAGCCCGCGAGGCGCTGGAAAAGGAAATGATTGAAGCGGCCTTGAAGAAGCATAAAAACAAGGTCACCGCCGCAGCCGCCGAGCTCGGCATCAGCCGCCCCACCTTTTACGAACTTCTAGATCGACTCGGGATCAAGAGATAG